One window of the Asticcacaulis sp. SL142 genome contains the following:
- a CDS encoding nuclear transport factor 2 family protein: MSLNASTPHARELAFYAAWNNRDAQGICELYADDVVFSSPFVTRMDMSEDGVLNGIEALFHYVKAALERVPNLHFEGIANCQGVAHNTLVYRNQSSHVVTETHEYDQDGLIRAASVAYSIAPLKRKNYGSR, translated from the coding sequence ATGAGCCTTAATGCCTCCACACCCCACGCCCGCGAACTGGCCTTTTACGCCGCATGGAACAACCGCGATGCGCAGGGCATTTGCGAGCTTTATGCCGACGACGTTGTGTTTTCATCGCCCTTCGTCACCCGAATGGACATGTCCGAAGACGGCGTCCTGAACGGTATCGAGGCCTTATTTCACTATGTTAAAGCCGCCCTTGAGCGCGTGCCGAACCTGCATTTTGAAGGCATCGCCAATTGTCAGGGTGTCGCGCACAACACTCTGGTCTACCGCAACCAATCCAGCCATGTGGTGACGGAAACCCACGAATATGATCAGGACGGCCTGATCCGTGCGGCCAGCGTCGCCTATTCCATCGCCCCGCTTAAGAGGAAAAACTATGGAAGTCGTTGA
- a CDS encoding Re/Si-specific NAD(P)(+) transhydrogenase subunit alpha: MAITIAIPKETRTGETRVAATPDTVKKWTAAGIVVQVETGAGLGAAITNQAFVDAGAHIAKSATEAIKTADIVLKVRGPEAVEIAALKPGAQVIALLDAYREKETLAALATAGASAYAMEFVPRITRAQVMDVLSSQANLAGYRAVIDAAAIYGKAFPMMMTAAGTVAPAKTFIMGVGVAGLQAIATARRLGAVVSATDVRPATKEQVESLGAKFTAVEDEEFKNAQTAGGYAKEMSAEYKAKQAALVTAHIAKQDIVITTALIPGRAAPILVTKEQVASMKPGSVLIDLAAPQGGNVEGCVPDQIVDVNGVKIYGPTNIVTSIATDASALYAKNLQAFVGLLITKDGALAPDFEDEILKAALVTKDGAIVHPSLKAPS; encoded by the coding sequence GTGGCCATTACCATCGCCATACCAAAGGAAACGCGCACCGGTGAGACCCGCGTGGCCGCCACCCCCGATACCGTGAAGAAATGGACCGCTGCGGGCATCGTTGTGCAGGTTGAAACCGGCGCAGGTCTGGGGGCGGCCATCACCAATCAGGCGTTTGTGGACGCAGGCGCGCACATCGCCAAATCGGCCACCGAAGCCATAAAAACCGCCGATATCGTGCTTAAGGTGCGCGGGCCGGAAGCCGTGGAAATCGCCGCGCTGAAACCCGGCGCGCAGGTTATCGCCCTGCTCGATGCCTACCGCGAGAAAGAAACCCTCGCCGCGCTGGCCACGGCGGGGGCTTCGGCCTATGCGATGGAGTTTGTGCCACGTATCACCCGCGCGCAGGTCATGGACGTGCTGTCGTCTCAGGCCAATCTGGCCGGTTACCGCGCCGTCATTGATGCCGCCGCCATATACGGTAAGGCGTTCCCGATGATGATGACGGCGGCGGGTACGGTCGCCCCCGCCAAGACCTTCATCATGGGGGTTGGCGTTGCGGGTCTGCAAGCCATCGCCACCGCCCGTCGTTTAGGCGCGGTTGTCTCCGCCACTGACGTGCGCCCGGCCACCAAGGAACAGGTCGAATCACTGGGGGCCAAGTTTACCGCCGTTGAGGACGAAGAGTTCAAAAACGCCCAGACCGCCGGTGGCTACGCCAAGGAAATGTCGGCGGAGTATAAAGCGAAACAAGCCGCCCTCGTCACCGCCCATATCGCCAAGCAGGACATTGTGATTACCACCGCCCTGATCCCCGGCCGGGCGGCCCCCATTCTGGTCACCAAAGAGCAGGTCGCCTCGATGAAGCCCGGTTCGGTGCTGATTGATCTGGCGGCCCCCCAGGGCGGCAATGTCGAAGGTTGCGTACCCGATCAGATCGTCGATGTGAACGGCGTCAAAATCTATGGCCCGACAAATATCGTCACCAGCATAGCCACGGACGCCTCCGCCCTGTATGCCAAGAACCTTCAGGCGTTTGTGGGCCTTCTGATCACCAAAGACGGTGCCTTAGCCCCGGATTTTGAGGATGAAATCCTCAAGGCCGCGCTGGTCACCAAGGATGGCGCCATCGTCCATCCCTCTTTGAAAGCCCCCTCATGA
- a CDS encoding NAD(P)(+) transhydrogenase (Re/Si-specific) subunit beta — MTFSDISALAYLVSGVLFILALRGLSSPETSRKGNLYGMIGMAIAVGVTLIGLFIGGELDPVTIGLIVGGIAIGGFAGATIAKKVSMTSMPQLVAAFHSLVGMAACLVAVGALYAPEAFHIADGLGGIKIQSIIELALGVAIGAITFTGSVIAFAKLNGNMSGAPIILPARHLLNIALGLGIVVLIGVLISTAGQATWAFWVIFALALILGITLIIPIGGADMPVVVSMLNSYSGWAAAALGFTLENIALIITGALVGSSGAILSYIMCKAMNRSFISVILGGFGATADTAAGGKVETRPVKQGSADDAAFIMKNASKVIIVPGYGMAVAQAQHTLREMADKLKEEGVEVKYAIHPVAGRMPGHMNVLLAEANVPYDEVFELEDINSEFATADVAFVIGANDVTNPAAKTDKTSAIYGMPILDVEKAGTVLFVKRGMSSGYAGVENELFFRDNTMMLFADAKKMVEGIVKAL; from the coding sequence ATGACCTTCTCTGACATTTCCGCCCTCGCCTATCTGGTGTCCGGCGTTCTGTTCATTCTGGCCCTGCGCGGGCTATCGTCGCCGGAAACCAGCCGTAAGGGCAATCTCTACGGCATGATCGGCATGGCCATTGCGGTCGGCGTGACCCTGATTGGCCTGTTTATCGGCGGTGAGCTTGATCCCGTCACCATCGGCCTGATCGTCGGCGGCATCGCCATCGGCGGCTTTGCCGGGGCCACCATCGCCAAGAAGGTCTCCATGACCTCCATGCCGCAGCTTGTGGCAGCGTTCCACTCACTCGTCGGCATGGCCGCCTGTCTGGTCGCCGTCGGTGCCCTCTATGCCCCCGAAGCCTTCCATATCGCGGACGGTCTTGGCGGCATCAAGATCCAGTCGATCATCGAACTGGCACTGGGCGTCGCCATCGGGGCGATCACCTTTACCGGCTCGGTCATCGCCTTTGCCAAGCTCAACGGCAATATGTCGGGCGCACCGATCATCCTGCCCGCCCGCCACCTGCTCAATATCGCGCTTGGGCTCGGCATTGTGGTGCTGATCGGGGTTTTAATCTCGACAGCCGGTCAGGCGACCTGGGCGTTCTGGGTCATCTTTGCCCTGGCGCTAATCCTCGGCATCACCCTCATCATCCCGATCGGCGGCGCCGACATGCCGGTCGTGGTCTCCATGCTCAACTCCTATTCCGGCTGGGCGGCAGCAGCACTTGGGTTCACGTTAGAGAACATCGCCCTGATCATCACCGGCGCGCTGGTGGGGTCTTCGGGGGCTATCCTCAGCTACATCATGTGTAAGGCCATGAACCGGTCGTTTATCTCGGTCATCTTAGGGGGCTTTGGCGCCACAGCCGACACCGCTGCGGGCGGTAAGGTCGAGACGCGGCCCGTGAAACAAGGCTCAGCCGATGACGCCGCCTTCATCATGAAGAATGCCTCAAAGGTCATCATCGTCCCCGGCTACGGCATGGCGGTCGCCCAAGCTCAGCACACCTTGCGCGAAATGGCCGACAAACTCAAAGAAGAAGGCGTCGAAGTCAAATACGCCATCCACCCCGTCGCAGGTCGTATGCCCGGCCACATGAACGTGCTGCTGGCCGAAGCCAACGTCCCCTATGACGAAGTGTTCGAGCTTGAGGACATCAACTCAGAGTTCGCCACCGCCGATGTTGCTTTCGTTATCGGGGCTAACGACGTCACCAACCCGGCTGCCAAGACCGATAAGACCTCGGCCATCTATGGTATGCCGATCCTTGATGTCGAAAAAGCCGGCACCGTCCTGTTCGTCAAACGCGGCATGTCGTCAGGCTATGCTGGCGTCGAAAACGAACTGTTCTTCCGCGACAATACCATGATGCTCTTTGCCGATGCCAAGAAAATGGTCGAAGGCATCGTCAAGGCCCTCTAA
- a CDS encoding DUF3833 domain-containing protein, with amino-acid sequence MFIRPAALIAAVSTLALSACASLDMATNSQAEPKFILEDYFAGKTLAYGTFEDRSSKVMRTFTVVTYGTKTNSGLTLDEQFLWSDGERQRRTWTFTKLSDGLYEGRAGDVEGVAKITNRGNAIRIQYDLNVPYKGKTIKLRFDDWSHLVADGVAINRADVSKFGIHVGRATLSFIKPDADRPVADELGKAFAANK; translated from the coding sequence ATGTTCATTCGCCCTGCCGCCCTCATCGCCGCCGTCAGCACGCTGGCCTTATCGGCCTGCGCGTCACTGGATATGGCCACCAATTCGCAAGCCGAACCGAAGTTTATTCTGGAAGACTATTTCGCGGGCAAGACCCTGGCCTACGGGACGTTTGAGGATCGCTCATCCAAGGTCATGCGCACTTTTACGGTCGTGACCTACGGCACCAAGACCAACAGCGGCTTGACGCTGGATGAGCAGTTTCTATGGAGCGACGGTGAGCGTCAGCGCCGCACATGGACATTTACTAAACTCAGCGACGGGCTTTATGAAGGCCGTGCCGGCGATGTCGAAGGGGTGGCCAAGATCACCAATCGCGGCAATGCTATCCGCATCCAGTATGACCTGAACGTGCCCTATAAGGGCAAGACGATCAAACTGAGGTTCGATGACTGGTCGCATCTGGTGGCCGATGGCGTGGCCATCAACCGCGCCGATGTCTCTAAATTCGGCATCCATGTCGGTCGCGCGACCTTGAGCTTCATTAAGCCCGATGCGGATCGCCCCGTCGCAGATGAGCTTGGGAAAGCGTTTGCGGCAAACAAATAA
- a CDS encoding NAD(P) transhydrogenase subunit alpha, protein MEVVDPTIFRLAIFVLAIFVGYYVVWSVTPALHTPLMAVTNAISSVIIVGALLAAAASATGSDAWISKGSGAIASAFAAVNIFGGFMVTRRMLAMYKKKEKPAKADGGKH, encoded by the coding sequence ATGGAAGTCGTTGATCCAACCATCTTTCGTCTGGCCATTTTCGTACTGGCCATTTTCGTGGGCTATTATGTGGTGTGGAGCGTCACCCCCGCCCTGCACACGCCGCTGATGGCGGTAACCAACGCCATTTCCTCAGTCATTATCGTGGGGGCCTTACTGGCCGCTGCGGCATCCGCCACCGGATCAGACGCATGGATATCCAAAGGCTCTGGTGCCATCGCCTCAGCCTTTGCCGCGGTCAATATCTTCGGCGGCTTCATGGTCACCCGCCGGATGCTGGCCATGTACAAAAAGAAAGAAAAGCCCGCAAAAGCGGACGGGGGGAAGCACTAA
- a CDS encoding M3 family oligoendopeptidase, whose amino-acid sequence MTPNAPLPVDPETQLPVWDLSDLYSGPEDPAIAADLDKAQGLIKDLAKLNGAFLAGRHDAERLGALIDQAATLNERAMDSLSGAMAYATLASTINRDDARISKLDADLRAKVAMMSTDTLFLNLELNKLEDWEIEQALKSDRATKWRPWLRRIRAGRPHELSPELEKLMLERMPATTQWTRLFDETLARLRAKVGKESLTLNETLSRLAAPQASVRKAAANGLSAALKDNAPTLALALNTLAFEKQIDDRWRKYPTPAASRHLANEVDADAVDAMAEAVSESYAALSHRYYALKAKLMGKKQLDFWDRNAPITSDIQKKYSWDEAKSVVLKSFAQMGGDFEARARVFFEKPWIDAAPRAGKSSGAYAHPVSSSHHPYVMLNFTGDRREVLTLAHELGHAVHQTMAAPLGSTLADTPLTLAETASIFAEGLVFEHLVAGATPDEKKALLAGKIEDGLNSVIRQIAFHRFEERFHAARKDGEVSVDQLNALWLEIMGESLGPAIKLNDGYEYWWAYISHFVHVPFYVYAYSFGDLLVSSLMEKRRQDPTGFTPLYEQLLSAGGTKTYVEALAPFGLNPREKAFWKLGCQRLESLIDQFEALN is encoded by the coding sequence ATGACCCCAAATGCCCCCCTGCCCGTCGATCCTGAAACGCAACTGCCCGTCTGGGATCTGTCTGATCTCTACAGCGGCCCGGAGGATCCGGCTATCGCCGCCGACCTCGATAAAGCGCAGGGCCTGATCAAAGACCTCGCCAAGCTAAACGGCGCGTTTCTGGCCGGACGGCATGATGCCGAGCGATTGGGGGCGTTAATCGATCAGGCCGCAACCCTCAATGAGCGGGCGATGGACAGTTTGAGCGGGGCTATGGCCTATGCCACCCTGGCGTCCACCATCAACCGCGACGATGCGCGTATTTCAAAGCTTGATGCCGATCTGCGCGCCAAGGTCGCCATGATGTCGACCGACACTTTGTTTCTCAATCTGGAACTGAATAAGCTTGAAGACTGGGAAATCGAGCAGGCGCTCAAATCCGACCGTGCCACCAAATGGCGGCCGTGGCTGCGTCGTATCCGCGCCGGTCGGCCCCACGAATTGTCGCCTGAGCTTGAAAAACTGATGCTGGAACGGATGCCGGCCACCACCCAATGGACGCGCCTGTTTGATGAGACCCTGGCCCGTTTGCGCGCCAAGGTTGGTAAAGAAAGCCTGACCCTCAATGAAACCCTGTCGCGGCTTGCGGCCCCGCAGGCCTCGGTGCGTAAGGCTGCCGCTAATGGTCTGAGCGCGGCCCTGAAAGACAACGCGCCGACACTCGCGTTGGCGCTCAACACACTGGCGTTTGAAAAGCAGATCGACGACCGCTGGCGCAAATACCCCACCCCCGCGGCGTCTCGCCACCTCGCCAACGAAGTCGATGCCGACGCGGTCGATGCCATGGCCGAGGCGGTCAGTGAATCCTATGCTGCCTTGTCGCACCGTTACTATGCCCTGAAAGCCAAGCTGATGGGCAAGAAACAGCTCGATTTCTGGGACCGCAACGCCCCAATCACCAGTGATATCCAGAAAAAATATAGCTGGGATGAGGCCAAATCCGTCGTCCTCAAAAGTTTTGCCCAGATGGGCGGCGATTTCGAGGCCCGCGCCCGCGTGTTCTTCGAAAAACCGTGGATTGATGCCGCCCCCAGAGCCGGGAAATCGTCCGGAGCCTATGCCCATCCGGTGTCGTCATCGCACCACCCTTACGTTATGCTCAACTTCACCGGCGACCGGCGCGAAGTTTTGACCTTAGCCCACGAACTCGGCCATGCGGTCCATCAGACTATGGCCGCGCCGCTGGGCTCGACGCTGGCCGACACGCCGCTGACGCTGGCTGAAACCGCCTCGATCTTTGCCGAAGGTCTGGTGTTCGAGCATCTGGTGGCGGGCGCAACGCCTGATGAGAAAAAAGCCCTGCTGGCCGGTAAAATCGAAGACGGCCTGAACTCCGTCATCCGCCAGATCGCCTTTCACCGCTTTGAGGAGCGGTTCCACGCGGCCCGTAAGGACGGCGAAGTCAGCGTCGATCAACTGAACGCCCTGTGGCTTGAGATCATGGGCGAATCCCTCGGCCCCGCGATCAAGCTGAATGACGGTTATGAATACTGGTGGGCCTATATCAGCCACTTCGTCCATGTGCCGTTCTATGTCTATGCCTATAGCTTTGGGGATTTGCTGGTATCCTCCCTGATGGAAAAGCGCCGTCAGGATCCGACAGGCTTCACCCCGCTCTATGAGCAGCTTTTGAGCGCGGGCGGCACCAAAACCTATGTTGAGGCCTTAGCGCCGTTTGGCCTCAATCCGCGCGAAAAAGCGTTCTGGAAACTGGGCTGTCAGCGTTTAGAGAGCCTGATCGACCAGTTTGAAGCGTTAAACTGA
- a CDS encoding sigma-54-dependent transcriptional regulator — translation MAKTILICDDDPTQRRLIQAVLEREGFGVVHAENGAQAYDRLSGGQTIDAVILDLVMPGQSGIDTLKDIRAAGIKTPVVVLTASGGIDTVVKAMQAGAQDFFIKPASPERIVVSVRNALQMGDMVAEVQRLKKHTTGRTSFDDLVGASQAMLMVRRLGERAAKSNIPVLILGESGVGKELIARAIQGSSERAGKPFVAVNCGALPENLVESILFGHEKGSFTGASDKHLGKFQEANGGTLFLDEIGELPLDMQVKLLRALQEGEIDPVGSKRPVKVDVRIISATNRNLQDQVKAGAFREDLFYRLNVFPVDAPSLRERREDIPALVEHFIRRFNIEEGKRVTGVSPEALHMLTQYDWPGNVRQLENTIYRAIVLSDTPHLQAFDFPAISGQSAPMPAPASYATASEAAPTPTLPQVIVEHQAAFNELHQDAPVRILDDKGHLRKLEEIERDLIEHAIGVYAGHMSEVARRLGIGRSTLYRKVRDCGLEGMVKDAS, via the coding sequence ATGGCTAAGACGATACTGATCTGCGATGACGATCCGACGCAGCGTCGCCTGATTCAGGCCGTTCTGGAACGCGAAGGGTTTGGGGTGGTGCATGCCGAAAACGGCGCGCAGGCCTATGATCGCCTCTCGGGCGGGCAGACCATTGATGCGGTCATTCTGGATCTGGTCATGCCGGGACAATCGGGCATCGACACCTTAAAAGACATTCGCGCGGCCGGTATCAAAACGCCGGTGGTGGTGCTGACCGCCTCGGGCGGGATCGACACGGTCGTTAAGGCCATGCAGGCCGGGGCGCAGGATTTTTTCATTAAGCCCGCGTCGCCGGAACGCATCGTCGTCAGCGTCCGTAACGCGCTGCAAATGGGCGATATGGTCGCCGAAGTGCAGCGCCTGAAAAAACACACCACGGGTCGTACGTCGTTTGATGATCTGGTGGGGGCGTCTCAGGCCATGCTGATGGTCCGCCGTCTGGGCGAACGGGCCGCCAAGTCGAACATTCCGGTGCTGATCCTGGGCGAAAGCGGGGTGGGGAAGGAACTGATCGCGCGCGCCATTCAGGGCTCATCGGAGCGGGCGGGTAAGCCGTTTGTGGCCGTCAACTGCGGGGCCCTGCCGGAAAATTTGGTGGAATCTATCCTGTTCGGCCACGAAAAAGGCTCGTTCACCGGCGCGTCGGATAAGCATCTGGGCAAGTTTCAGGAAGCCAATGGCGGGACTTTGTTCCTTGATGAAATCGGGGAACTACCGCTCGATATGCAGGTCAAACTGCTGCGCGCGCTGCAGGAAGGCGAGATCGATCCGGTCGGCTCCAAGCGCCCGGTCAAGGTCGATGTCCGCATCATTTCCGCCACCAACCGCAATTTGCAGGATCAGGTCAAGGCCGGTGCCTTCCGCGAAGACCTGTTTTACCGCCTGAACGTCTTTCCGGTCGATGCGCCGTCTTTGCGCGAACGCCGCGAAGATATTCCGGCGCTGGTGGAACATTTCATCCGCCGCTTCAATATCGAAGAGGGCAAACGCGTCACGGGTGTGTCGCCCGAAGCCCTGCACATGCTGACCCAGTATGATTGGCCCGGCAATGTCCGTCAGTTGGAAAACACCATCTACCGCGCCATAGTGCTGTCGGATACGCCGCATCTGCAAGCGTTCGATTTCCCGGCCATCAGTGGCCAGAGCGCGCCCATGCCGGCCCCGGCCAGCTACGCTACGGCGTCTGAGGCGGCACCTACACCGACCTTACCGCAGGTGATTGTTGAGCATCAGGCGGCCTTTAATGAACTGCATCAGGACGCGCCGGTGCGTATTCTGGACGATAAGGGCCATCTGCGTAAGCTTGAGGAAATCGAGCGCGATCTGATCGAACATGCCATCGGCGTCTATGCCGGTCATATGTCCGAAGTCGCCCGCCGCTTAGGCATTGGCCGTTCAACGCTGTATCGCAAGGTGCGCGACTGCGGCCTTGAGGGCATGGTTAAGGACGCGAGCTAG
- a CDS encoding aa3-type cytochrome c oxidase subunit IV, producing MADHHDAHNDYVKGEMDVHAQQNSYDLFVGMTKWGSLATAAFVLFITVMFAVKGAGFIPAVISTGALVVVGWFMLKTKPDAKH from the coding sequence ATGGCCGATCATCACGATGCTCACAACGATTACGTCAAGGGTGAGATGGATGTCCACGCTCAGCAAAATTCATATGACCTGTTCGTGGGCATGACCAAGTGGGGTTCGCTGGCCACGGCGGCGTTTGTCCTGTTCATCACAGTCATGTTCGCCGTTAAGGGCGCGGGCTTTATCCCGGCTGTGATTTCGACCGGGGCGCTGGTGGTTGTCGGCTGGTTCATGCTTAAGACCAAGCCTGACGCCAAACATTAA